Proteins from a single region of Flavobacterium sp. YJ01:
- a CDS encoding FecR domain-containing protein, whose product MTSEIIYKYLSNEASEQEVEQLFEWINASEENKKQFITLKKTWALTALTGTISREVPVVTLKPKNNIRKYFKYAAVLIVCIGLARLAFYFNERTTNSKEIVLELGDGRLEYFSEKNLNALVNDKGELVARKFPNQIIYFGKVLDTEVLYHTLTVPYGKTFKLKLSDGTLVSLNSGTTLRYPEQFGINGKRNVYLSGEAFFEVAKDKQHPFIVHSEEVDIEVLGTRFNVSAYPEDKTVSSVLVEGSIQMSEKDNPLNAVLLKPTQMAVWQSESKKMITKTVDTSFYEAWTQGELAFQNTPFSTITKIIERTYDVEIINENAVLAKQSFTGSIKISESSVENILELLKRDTPFNYSIKQNTITITPIFHN is encoded by the coding sequence ATGACATCGGAAATAATTTATAAATACTTATCTAATGAAGCATCTGAGCAAGAAGTCGAACAGCTTTTTGAATGGATTAATGCTTCAGAAGAAAATAAAAAGCAATTTATAACTTTAAAAAAGACTTGGGCTTTAACAGCGCTTACTGGAACTATTTCACGTGAAGTTCCTGTTGTTACTTTAAAACCAAAAAACAACATTAGAAAGTATTTTAAATACGCGGCCGTTCTTATTGTTTGTATTGGTTTGGCTAGGCTTGCTTTTTATTTTAATGAAAGAACAACTAACTCTAAAGAAATTGTTCTCGAATTAGGCGATGGAAGATTAGAATACTTTTCTGAAAAAAATCTAAACGCTTTGGTTAATGACAAAGGCGAATTGGTTGCCAGAAAATTTCCTAATCAAATTATATACTTCGGAAAAGTTCTCGATACAGAAGTTTTATATCATACGCTTACAGTTCCTTACGGAAAAACGTTCAAACTTAAACTTTCAGATGGTACCCTTGTGAGTTTAAATTCTGGAACTACTTTGCGTTATCCGGAACAATTTGGAATTAACGGAAAAAGAAATGTTTATTTATCCGGTGAAGCATTTTTTGAAGTTGCAAAAGACAAACAACATCCGTTTATTGTTCATTCTGAAGAAGTTGATATAGAAGTTCTCGGAACAAGATTTAATGTAAGTGCTTATCCTGAAGACAAAACCGTGAGCAGTGTTTTGGTTGAAGGAAGTATTCAAATGTCTGAAAAAGACAATCCTTTAAATGCCGTTTTGCTTAAGCCAACCCAAATGGCTGTTTGGCAAAGCGAGTCCAAAAAAATGATCACCAAAACAGTGGATACATCATTTTATGAAGCTTGGACTCAAGGCGAACTTGCATTTCAAAATACCCCATTTTCAACAATTACTAAGATTATTGAACGTACCTACGACGTCGAAATTATCAACGAAAATGCTGTTTTGGCCAAACAGAGTTTTACAGGTTCAATAAAAATTAGCGAATCTAGTGTAGAAAACATTTTAGAACTTCTAAAACGCGACACGCCATTTAATTATTCTATTAAACAAAACACAATTACTATTACACCAATTTTCCATAACTAA
- a CDS encoding SusC/RagA family TonB-linked outer membrane protein codes for MTFTIHPNSRKILFFLGFLLSCFSAFSQNKTITLHVKNKPISLIIKSIEEQTDFRIIYNARKIDTEQLADINVDNASLETTLTKLFNGKNISFYIQKKQVLLTNSNTSNDSGANQETERFITGTVYNAKDKQPLPGATIRVKGTGMGAITDFNGKFIYQLKGNDIPNLVLEVGYLGMESQSQKADDKKNFVFYLQEATDELNPVIITSSYGTTKLKEEIVGSISTLNAKDIAVEQASESFDKMITGQIAGVMVENTSGVGGPVKINIRGKGTLSSLTNAITGTSSQPLIIVDGVVMSEEYAIDGGDFDGSGTFAENLTNPLMKIAPENIETISVLKDAAAVGIYGADGANGVILITTKKGKKGKTQFGFSNQLGVSSAINQIKYLNGEQYTEIRNQYLKNTTTNYVPFAYNGINTDWFDLLNNAGIYNKYNFNVSGATSKFSYRTNVSYTKIDEPQMGNDTKQLNAGINLGYNSGKWDINLMLNPSFVQKDAPNIFYGFAYLPTLSPYNADGTFSNLGVSGATAGNPLAAIQQNKNETQTFGILGSINLSYKLNNNIRFATLFGMDYSDKDQDRYFSGANESGQFNGSFTLGGILYPAWGRRLLNERNSRKWNWQGQALFNKDITENHSIDGVLGFELSEDKTDFHYSSGVGYVNPGILNKITDAIRDDNPATPNVDESKAGQSYRGEISYNSRVSLFSQLNYNYKKRYFLLANYRRDESSVFGDDTNVANNGGIGAGWIISNENFLNSASWIDFLKLKASYGTTGNSRIGSYRSKGLYNIGQNAYNGGIGATTGDAPNGNLTWEKNAKFNAGFDFNILNRVELSVEYYYDNKTNLIATRDVPTETGYSSVQLNAASMYNKGFEVTTRIKWIKSNAFKWTTAFNISTIDSKVTDLKGLGSDYSLANIALAQKIGYSTSTIWGIKWAGVDPATGRDLIEKNGKIYDSKTYGELYTIADWEPIGDRQADAYGGFYNSFTFFNNLTLSVRGDYQIGGDFLVSDVLVDKYSNTFNRNLSVNAYDHWRNPGDIVSQSAVTSSPQLSNLSKYMYDATYIRISNVNLSYNVPLKNTFLDTLSVFADATNVAYWYKEKSPKGMNGVREYSFTYPQARTISLGVNAKF; via the coding sequence ATGACATTTACGATACATCCCAATTCAAGAAAAATTCTATTTTTCTTAGGCTTTCTTTTATCCTGTTTTTCGGCTTTTTCTCAAAATAAAACTATTACATTACACGTAAAAAATAAACCTATAAGTCTAATTATCAAATCTATTGAAGAGCAAACCGATTTTAGAATTATTTATAACGCTCGAAAAATTGATACCGAACAATTAGCAGATATTAATGTTGATAATGCTTCGCTAGAAACGACTTTGACAAAATTATTTAACGGAAAAAATATCTCCTTTTATATTCAGAAAAAACAGGTTTTATTGACCAATTCAAATACTTCTAATGATTCTGGCGCGAATCAAGAAACAGAGCGTTTTATTACGGGAACGGTTTATAATGCAAAAGACAAACAGCCACTTCCTGGCGCTACAATTCGTGTAAAAGGAACTGGAATGGGCGCTATAACAGATTTTAACGGAAAATTTATTTATCAGTTAAAAGGAAATGATATTCCGAATCTTGTTCTTGAAGTAGGTTATTTAGGAATGGAATCACAATCTCAAAAAGCAGACGATAAAAAGAATTTTGTTTTTTACTTGCAAGAAGCAACAGACGAGTTAAATCCGGTTATTATTACGTCTTCTTATGGTACAACAAAATTAAAAGAAGAAATTGTGGGAAGTATTTCTACATTAAACGCAAAAGATATTGCTGTAGAACAAGCTTCTGAAAGTTTCGACAAAATGATTACAGGTCAAATTGCTGGAGTTATGGTAGAAAATACTTCTGGTGTTGGTGGCCCTGTTAAAATTAATATACGTGGTAAAGGAACATTATCGTCTTTAACCAATGCAATTACCGGAACTTCTTCGCAACCACTAATTATTGTTGATGGCGTTGTGATGAGTGAAGAATATGCTATCGATGGCGGAGATTTTGACGGATCTGGAACTTTTGCTGAAAATCTGACTAATCCATTAATGAAAATTGCTCCAGAAAATATAGAAACTATTTCTGTCTTAAAAGATGCTGCAGCTGTAGGTATTTATGGTGCAGATGGTGCAAATGGCGTTATTTTGATTACCACTAAAAAAGGAAAAAAAGGAAAAACTCAATTCGGTTTTTCTAATCAGCTTGGGGTTTCTTCTGCAATTAATCAGATTAAATACTTAAACGGTGAACAATATACCGAAATAAGAAACCAATACTTAAAAAATACAACAACAAACTATGTTCCATTTGCTTACAATGGAATTAATACCGATTGGTTTGACTTATTAAACAACGCTGGTATTTACAATAAATATAATTTTAATGTTTCTGGTGCTACTTCAAAATTTTCATATCGAACAAATGTTAGCTATACGAAAATTGATGAACCTCAAATGGGTAATGACACAAAACAATTAAACGCTGGAATCAATTTGGGTTACAATTCTGGAAAATGGGATATCAACTTAATGTTGAATCCTAGCTTTGTACAGAAAGACGCTCCAAATATTTTTTACGGATTTGCTTACCTTCCTACACTTTCTCCATATAATGCAGACGGAACTTTTTCAAATTTAGGCGTAAGCGGCGCTACAGCTGGAAATCCGTTGGCGGCAATTCAACAAAACAAAAATGAAACGCAGACATTTGGTATTTTAGGAAGCATTAATTTGTCTTATAAATTGAATAATAACATCAGATTTGCGACTCTTTTTGGTATGGATTATAGTGATAAAGATCAAGATCGCTATTTTTCTGGAGCAAATGAAAGCGGTCAGTTTAACGGTTCTTTTACACTTGGAGGCATTTTATATCCAGCTTGGGGACGTAGATTATTAAACGAAAGAAATTCTAGAAAATGGAATTGGCAAGGACAAGCTTTATTTAATAAAGATATTACAGAAAATCACAGTATTGATGGTGTTCTTGGTTTTGAACTTAGTGAAGATAAAACCGATTTTCATTATTCATCTGGAGTTGGATACGTAAACCCAGGCATACTAAATAAGATTACAGATGCAATAAGAGACGATAATCCTGCTACACCAAATGTAGATGAATCTAAAGCTGGACAATCTTATAGAGGTGAAATCAGTTATAATTCGAGAGTTTCTTTATTCTCACAATTAAACTATAATTATAAAAAACGTTACTTTTTATTAGCCAATTATCGTCGTGATGAAAGCTCTGTTTTTGGAGATGATACGAATGTGGCAAATAATGGCGGTATCGGTGCTGGATGGATTATTAGCAATGAAAACTTTCTTAATTCTGCTTCGTGGATTGATTTCTTAAAATTAAAAGCAAGTTACGGTACAACTGGAAACTCTAGAATTGGTTCTTACCGCTCTAAAGGTTTGTATAATATTGGTCAAAACGCTTACAATGGCGGAATCGGAGCAACTACTGGCGACGCGCCAAACGGTAATTTAACTTGGGAAAAAAACGCCAAATTTAACGCTGGTTTTGATTTTAATATTTTAAACAGAGTTGAATTATCTGTAGAATATTATTATGACAACAAAACTAATTTGATTGCAACAAGAGATGTCCCAACTGAAACAGGTTATTCTTCTGTACAATTAAATGCCGCAAGTATGTACAATAAAGGTTTTGAAGTTACTACAAGAATTAAATGGATAAAATCTAATGCTTTTAAATGGACAACAGCATTTAACATTTCTACAATTGACAGTAAAGTAACCGATTTAAAAGGTTTAGGAAGCGACTATTCTTTAGCAAATATAGCTTTAGCACAAAAAATTGGTTACAGCACGAGTACTATTTGGGGAATTAAATGGGCTGGCGTTGATCCTGCAACTGGTCGTGATCTTATTGAAAAAAATGGTAAAATATACGATTCCAAAACCTATGGCGAATTATACACCATTGCAGATTGGGAACCAATTGGAGACAGACAAGCAGATGCTTACGGTGGTTTTTACAATAGTTTTACTTTTTTCAACAACTTAACTTTATCTGTTCGAGGTGATTATCAAATTGGAGGTGATTTTTTAGTATCTGACGTACTGGTAGATAAATACTCAAATACTTTTAACAGAAACCTTTCTGTAAATGCATACGATCATTGGAGAAATCCTGGAGATATTGTTTCGCAATCTGCTGTAACTTCTTCTCCGCAGCTTTCTAACTTAAGTAAATATATGTACGATGCAACTTATATCCGAATCAGCAATGTTAATTTAAGTTATAATGTGCCGTTAAAAAATACCTTCTTAGATACTCTTTCAGTTTTTGCAGATGCGACAAATGTTGCTTATTGGTACAAAGAGAAAAGTCCAAAAGGAATGAACGGAGTAAGAGAATACAGTTTTACTTATCCTCAGGCAAGAACCATCTCGCTGGGAGTTAATGCTAAATTTTAA
- a CDS encoding RagB/SusD family nutrient uptake outer membrane protein: MKYSKYLFIFFLIFSLQSCSDFLEQEPGTQTSIDELLQNKKGVLQALTGLYYELEANMRGERYAVYADLQGGNIKFSPVSSGNSRGQISPPINIEQAYSFDDQALTSNFKTFYDTSYDIINQANLILEYTPALTDATQAEKNQIKAEALTIRAYAHFLLSLVYSQDYKYTSDASHLGIVCNTESIKAGIKYPARKTVAETYSIIINDLATAIDNYSSQSLLPGQTYSLFNVNNTKALLARVYLQKGDWNNAYTTANDVITTSGITLSASADYVAQWTQPDLPVSEILLEFATRRDSEDIVMSSMSQVFGYTTSTSYQRYVASNDLVNLYESNDLRKQLFLTQPLQTLVNGVLTNVNYNFTKKYQDNAGYVAFRLSEMYLIRAEAALETNRSDAAMADINIIRARANATLLTNTTNLKENILLERRKELCFEGHLFFDLVRNHKNISRTDGCISTNCSLTYPSLKFVLPIPTYNTNLNPNLQQNDSY, translated from the coding sequence ATGAAATATTCAAAATACCTATTTATATTTTTCCTGATTTTCTCGCTGCAAAGCTGTAGTGATTTTTTAGAACAGGAACCAGGAACACAAACTTCTATAGACGAGCTTTTGCAAAACAAAAAAGGAGTTTTGCAAGCATTAACCGGACTTTACTATGAACTAGAAGCTAATATGCGCGGAGAACGTTATGCCGTTTACGCAGATCTTCAAGGAGGAAACATCAAATTTTCGCCAGTTTCTTCAGGAAACAGCAGAGGTCAGATTTCTCCGCCTATAAATATCGAACAAGCATATTCATTTGATGATCAAGCGCTGACAAGTAATTTTAAAACATTTTATGATACAAGTTATGATATTATAAATCAGGCGAACTTAATTTTAGAATATACTCCTGCCCTAACCGATGCAACTCAAGCAGAGAAAAATCAAATAAAGGCAGAGGCTTTAACGATTAGAGCTTATGCGCATTTTTTGCTTTCTCTTGTATACAGCCAAGATTATAAATATACTTCAGACGCTTCTCATTTAGGAATTGTTTGCAATACTGAATCTATTAAAGCCGGAATAAAATATCCTGCAAGAAAAACAGTTGCAGAAACTTATTCGATTATTATAAATGATTTAGCGACAGCAATTGACAATTATTCGTCTCAATCGTTGCTTCCAGGTCAAACTTATTCTTTATTTAATGTAAATAATACAAAAGCGTTATTAGCGCGTGTATATTTGCAAAAAGGCGACTGGAATAATGCGTACACAACGGCAAATGACGTAATTACAACTTCTGGAATAACTTTATCAGCTTCTGCAGATTATGTTGCGCAATGGACGCAGCCGGATCTTCCTGTATCTGAAATTTTACTTGAATTTGCTACTAGAAGAGATTCTGAAGATATTGTGATGTCTTCTATGTCACAAGTATTTGGCTATACAACATCTACAAGTTATCAGCGATATGTCGCTTCAAACGACTTGGTTAATTTGTACGAAAGTAACGACTTAAGAAAACAATTATTTCTTACACAGCCTTTGCAGACTTTAGTAAATGGCGTTCTTACGAATGTAAATTATAATTTCACTAAAAAATATCAAGATAATGCTGGTTATGTTGCTTTTAGATTAAGTGAAATGTATTTAATTCGTGCCGAAGCTGCTTTAGAAACCAACAGATCTGACGCTGCAATGGCAGATATAAATATTATTCGTGCACGTGCAAATGCTACTTTACTAACAAATACCACGAATCTGAAAGAGAATATTCTTTTAGAAAGAAGAAAAGAACTTTGTTTTGAAGGTCATTTATTTTTTGATTTAGTGCGAAATCATAAAAATATTTCAAGAACTGATGGCTGTATTTCAACAAACTGCAGTTTGACTTATCCTTCTCTAAAATTTGTTCTTCCGATACCAACCTATAACACTAATCTTAACCCTAACTTACAACAAAATGACTCGTATTAA
- a CDS encoding cytochrome c peroxidase → MKKLILPILFLLCLTAYKSVENPDYIDIQELRKLYSSGDSSKWPVAELHANVDKSKFQDIGVLPAVPYPAYNPYSREKESLGKILFFDPRLSRSGQIACASCHNPELGWTDNLTRSFGHDRQTGKRNSMTILNSAYATSLFWDGRASSLEDQAQFPVSDPLEMNEKLTIAVDKIAKIKGYNSLFSAAFGDKKVTLERIQYAIATFERSINSPKSKFDQFVSGKSDAYTDQQVKGMHLFRTKAQCINCHNTPYFSDNQFHNDGQTLFGTKNEDFGRYNVTKDVKDIGKFRTPTLREVVNTKPWMHHGHFPSLLDVVELYNLGNPSPVQKKYLGTARDSLIPKSDPMLRKLDLNKEEISDLLAFIETLSTPTRRIIIPEMPK, encoded by the coding sequence TTGAAAAAACTAATCTTACCTATCCTTTTCCTGCTTTGCTTGACGGCTTATAAAAGCGTGGAAAATCCTGATTATATTGATATTCAGGAATTGCGAAAACTGTATTCCAGCGGAGATTCTTCGAAATGGCCCGTTGCTGAATTACATGCAAACGTTGATAAATCTAAATTTCAGGATATTGGTGTGCTTCCTGCTGTTCCTTATCCTGCTTATAATCCGTATTCTAGGGAAAAAGAAAGTTTGGGCAAGATTTTGTTTTTCGATCCGAGATTATCGCGAAGTGGGCAAATTGCTTGTGCTTCTTGTCACAACCCAGAATTGGGCTGGACTGACAATTTAACGCGTTCGTTTGGACATGATCGTCAAACCGGAAAACGAAATTCTATGACGATTTTAAATTCGGCTTACGCTACTTCTTTATTTTGGGATGGACGCGCTTCAAGTTTAGAAGATCAAGCGCAATTTCCAGTTTCTGATCCTTTAGAAATGAATGAAAAATTGACGATTGCAGTTGATAAAATCGCTAAAATTAAGGGCTATAATTCGTTGTTTTCAGCAGCTTTTGGAGATAAAAAAGTGACTTTAGAACGCATTCAGTACGCCATTGCCACTTTCGAAAGATCAATCAATAGTCCGAAAAGTAAATTTGACCAGTTTGTGAGCGGAAAATCAGATGCTTATACCGATCAGCAAGTAAAAGGAATGCATTTGTTTAGAACAAAAGCGCAATGCATTAATTGCCATAATACGCCTTATTTCAGCGATAATCAGTTTCATAATGACGGACAGACTTTATTCGGCACAAAAAACGAAGATTTCGGACGTTATAATGTGACTAAAGATGTAAAAGATATTGGCAAATTCAGAACGCCAACACTTCGCGAAGTCGTAAATACAAAACCTTGGATGCATCACGGACATTTTCCGAGTTTATTGGATGTTGTAGAATTATACAATTTAGGAAATCCTTCTCCTGTTCAAAAGAAATACTTGGGAACAGCAAGAGATTCTCTGATTCCAAAATCAGATCCAATGCTGAGAAAATTGGATTTAAACAAAGAAGAAATCAGCGATTTATTGGCATTTATTGAAACTTTAAGCACTCCGACAAGAAGAATTATAATTCCAGAAATGCCTAAATAA
- a CDS encoding BamA/TamA family outer membrane protein: MKKVYLLLLIFLFSSCWLWSQRTQTDSTKTSAEKAKNIDFNVMPYLNYNRTLDFMFGAIPMMMYKFDKTDTISPKSLSGLFAVYTTNKSYFIASFNKLYFKEDLWRAQVFFAVGNQNAQFYVDDIDVPDFYDYGTKKTILAFTLQHKIVKSFYAGLGYSYAHYDTNYEDNVEPSSIGHTNGLQLIMLYDTRDAVYYPTKGNKIKVRWLAYPEWFGNTANASKVFSEYDTYFPMRNGKDVLAGRFSGKFGLGNIVFEQQVTIGGTDIRGYSEGKYRGNGLMDIQGEYRYNFNERMGLVGFAGLATIYGSDTKDFDWKLYPGAGVGYRYRAFKNEKFNIGLDGAVGKGDWGIYFRIGEAF, encoded by the coding sequence ATGAAAAAAGTTTATTTACTATTGCTGATATTTTTATTTAGCAGCTGTTGGTTATGGTCTCAGAGAACGCAGACCGATAGCACTAAAACATCTGCTGAAAAGGCTAAAAACATTGATTTTAATGTAATGCCTTATCTCAATTACAATCGAACTCTCGATTTTATGTTTGGAGCAATTCCGATGATGATGTATAAATTTGACAAAACAGATACAATTTCTCCAAAATCATTATCGGGTTTGTTTGCGGTTTATACCACTAATAAATCTTATTTTATCGCTTCTTTTAATAAATTATACTTCAAAGAAGATCTTTGGCGAGCGCAAGTCTTTTTTGCAGTTGGCAACCAAAATGCTCAGTTTTATGTCGATGATATAGATGTTCCTGATTTTTATGATTATGGAACAAAAAAAACGATACTTGCCTTTACTCTCCAGCACAAAATTGTAAAATCTTTTTATGCGGGTTTAGGATATTCGTATGCGCACTACGATACCAATTACGAAGACAATGTTGAACCCTCTTCAATTGGCCATACAAACGGACTACAATTAATCATGTTATACGATACAAGAGATGCAGTTTATTATCCTACAAAGGGAAATAAAATAAAAGTGCGCTGGCTTGCTTATCCTGAATGGTTTGGAAATACTGCCAATGCTAGTAAGGTTTTCTCAGAATATGACACTTATTTTCCTATGCGAAATGGAAAAGATGTATTGGCAGGTCGTTTTTCGGGTAAGTTCGGACTAGGAAATATTGTTTTCGAACAGCAAGTTACAATTGGAGGAACCGATATTAGAGGTTATTCGGAAGGAAAATACAGAGGAAACGGACTTATGGATATTCAAGGCGAATACCGCTATAATTTTAATGAAAGAATGGGTTTAGTTGGTTTTGCCGGACTTGCTACAATTTACGGCTCAGATACTAAAGATTTTGATTGGAAATTATATCCTGGAGCTGGAGTAGGATATCGCTACAGAGCATTTAAAAACGAAAAATTTAATATTGGTTTGGACGGCGCCGTTGGAAAAGGAGATTGGGGAATTTATTTCAGAATTGGTGAAGCTTTTTAA
- a CDS encoding heavy metal translocating P-type ATPase — MIHQDKEVKNIKSKPKATCCCSHDEPVHSENDGHDHGHEGHDHEHNVEGSLFKMFLPSIISFILLIIGIGFDNYFPQDWFAGYVRIAWYVIAYFPVGIPVLREAYESIVKGDIFSEFFLMCIATIGAFAIGEYPEGVAVMLFYTIGETFQGMAVSRAKSSIKSLLDQRPDEVNILENNVAVKVKAKDVQIGAIIQLKAGEKLGLDGELLSDSASFNTAALTGESKPDTKKKGETVLAGMINGNTIAEVKVTTAYNDSKLSKILELVQNATTKKAPAELFIRKFAKIYTPIVVYLAIAICLVPMLFVDNYVFSDWLYRALVFLVISCPCALVISIPLGYFGGIGAASKNGILFKGSNFLDSISTIQNVVVDKTGTMTEGVFKVQEVIIKPEFNKEEILKLVNVLESRSTHPVATAIHNFVGQIDASIELKDIEEISGHGLKASYKGKELLVGNFKLLDKFNIKYDIDPSTIVYTTIAIAFDGKFAGYLTIADEIKEDAKETVSKLKSLGVKLTMLSGDKTNVVQFVADKLGIKTAFGDLLPEDKVNKVNEIKAKNETIAFVGDGVNDAPVIALSTVGIAMGGLGSDAAIETADVVIQDDKPSKIAMAINIGKQTKKIVWQNITLAFVVKAFVLILGAGGLATMWEAVFADVGVALLAILNAVRIQKMKF; from the coding sequence ATGATACATCAAGATAAAGAAGTAAAAAATATAAAAAGTAAGCCCAAAGCGACCTGTTGTTGTTCGCACGATGAACCTGTACATTCAGAAAATGACGGGCATGATCACGGACATGAAGGACACGACCACGAACATAACGTTGAAGGAAGTTTGTTTAAGATGTTTCTGCCTTCCATAATTTCCTTTATTTTATTAATTATCGGAATTGGTTTTGACAACTATTTTCCGCAAGATTGGTTTGCGGGATATGTTAGAATTGCTTGGTATGTAATTGCTTATTTTCCGGTTGGAATTCCTGTTTTAAGAGAAGCATATGAAAGTATTGTAAAAGGCGATATTTTCTCGGAATTTTTTCTGATGTGTATTGCTACAATCGGCGCATTTGCAATTGGGGAATATCCAGAAGGAGTTGCAGTTATGTTGTTTTACACGATTGGAGAAACATTTCAAGGAATGGCAGTCAGTAGAGCAAAATCAAGCATTAAAAGCCTCTTAGATCAGCGTCCAGATGAAGTAAATATCTTAGAAAATAACGTTGCTGTAAAAGTAAAAGCAAAGGATGTTCAAATAGGTGCAATTATTCAGCTAAAAGCGGGAGAAAAATTAGGCTTAGATGGCGAATTATTGTCAGATTCGGCTTCATTTAATACTGCGGCTTTAACGGGAGAAAGCAAACCAGATACTAAAAAGAAAGGAGAAACTGTTCTCGCCGGAATGATAAACGGAAATACAATTGCAGAAGTAAAAGTAACAACTGCGTATAATGACAGTAAATTGTCAAAAATTCTCGAATTGGTTCAAAATGCGACAACCAAGAAAGCGCCTGCCGAATTGTTTATTAGAAAGTTTGCTAAAATCTACACGCCAATTGTGGTTTATCTTGCAATAGCAATTTGTTTGGTTCCGATGCTTTTTGTAGACAATTATGTTTTTTCAGATTGGTTGTACAGAGCGTTGGTTTTTCTAGTTATTTCTTGTCCATGTGCTTTGGTTATCAGTATTCCGTTAGGCTATTTTGGCGGAATTGGAGCGGCTAGTAAAAACGGAATTCTATTTAAAGGCAGTAATTTTTTGGATAGTATTTCGACGATTCAGAATGTTGTGGTAGACAAAACGGGAACGATGACCGAAGGCGTTTTTAAAGTTCAAGAAGTCATTATAAAACCAGAATTCAATAAAGAAGAAATCCTGAAATTGGTGAATGTTTTAGAAAGTCGAAGCACACATCCTGTTGCAACGGCGATTCATAATTTTGTTGGACAAATTGACGCTTCAATTGAACTCAAAGATATTGAAGAAATTTCTGGACACGGATTAAAAGCTTCTTATAAAGGAAAAGAACTATTGGTTGGGAATTTCAAATTGCTTGATAAGTTTAATATTAAGTATGATATTGATCCTTCAACAATTGTTTACACGACAATTGCTATTGCTTTTGACGGAAAATTTGCAGGTTATTTAACGATTGCCGATGAAATAAAAGAAGATGCAAAAGAAACAGTTTCAAAACTAAAATCTCTTGGAGTAAAATTAACTATGTTGAGTGGCGATAAAACTAATGTTGTTCAATTTGTTGCAGATAAACTCGGAATTAAAACGGCTTTTGGAGATTTGCTTCCAGAAGATAAAGTGAATAAAGTAAACGAAATTAAAGCCAAAAATGAAACCATTGCCTTTGTAGGCGATGGTGTAAATGATGCGCCCGTAATTGCTTTAAGTACAGTCGGAATTGCGATGGGAGGTTTAGGAAGCGATGCTGCAATTGAAACCGCCGATGTTGTCATTCAAGACGATAAACCGAGTAAGATTGCAATGGCGATTAATATCGGAAAACAAACGAAAAAAATTGTCTGGCAGAATATTACACTAGCTTTTGTAGTAAAAGCTTTTGTACTAATTCTTGGCGCTGGCGGACTTGCCACAATGTGGGAAGCTGTTTTTGCTGATGTTGGAGTGGCACTTTTAGCCATTTTAAATGCCGTTCGAATTCAGAAAATGAAGTTTTAA